The Streptomyces achromogenes genome window below encodes:
- a CDS encoding nitric oxide synthase oxygenase, producing the protein MARPADTDTADLGIPELIARADEFIRLYSSENAVDRPPADRMAEIRREIRQSGTYVHTAGELAFGAKVAWRNSRRCIGRLYWPGLVVRDLRHLRTAEDIHRACVEHLRLAFNGGRIRPTISVFAADGPDGTGPRIHNPQLIRYAGYRGPGGRVTGDPASADLTDRVRALGWPGGPGTRFDVLPLLVEEPGSAARLFDLPPDAVREVPLRHPDHDWFADLGLRWYALPVISDMALEIGGVRYGAAPFNGWYMGTEIGARNLVDTQRYDLLPEIADRLGLDRTSDRTLWKDRALVELNVAVLWSFERDGITITDHHTESERFLRHLRREEKAGRTVPADWSWIVPPLSGGVTPVFHRYYDDHESSPSFLQAPAPGRCPVTGHAPTAAGEAHGPDPEPPVSVGANTGDSRDRIARP; encoded by the coding sequence ATGGCACGGCCCGCAGACACCGACACAGCAGACCTCGGCATACCCGAACTGATCGCACGCGCCGATGAGTTCATCCGGCTGTACAGCTCGGAGAACGCCGTCGACCGCCCGCCGGCCGACCGCATGGCCGAGATCCGCCGCGAGATCCGCCAGAGCGGCACCTACGTGCACACCGCCGGCGAACTGGCCTTCGGCGCCAAGGTCGCCTGGCGCAACAGCAGGCGCTGCATCGGCCGCCTGTACTGGCCCGGCCTCGTCGTACGCGACCTGCGACACCTGCGGACGGCCGAGGACATCCACCGCGCGTGCGTCGAACACCTGCGGCTGGCCTTCAACGGCGGCCGGATCCGCCCCACGATCAGCGTGTTCGCGGCCGACGGACCCGACGGCACGGGACCGCGCATCCACAACCCGCAGCTCATCCGCTACGCCGGCTACCGCGGCCCGGGCGGCCGCGTCACCGGCGACCCCGCCTCCGCCGACCTCACCGACCGCGTCCGCGCCCTCGGCTGGCCGGGCGGCCCGGGCACCCGCTTCGACGTCCTGCCGCTGCTCGTCGAGGAGCCGGGCAGCGCGGCCCGGCTCTTCGACCTCCCGCCCGACGCCGTGCGGGAGGTCCCGCTGCGCCACCCCGACCACGACTGGTTCGCCGACCTAGGCCTGCGCTGGTACGCGCTGCCCGTCATCTCCGACATGGCGCTGGAGATCGGCGGCGTACGGTACGGCGCCGCCCCCTTCAACGGCTGGTACATGGGCACGGAGATCGGCGCCCGCAACCTCGTCGACACCCAGCGCTACGACCTGCTGCCCGAGATCGCCGACCGGCTGGGCCTGGACCGCACCAGTGACAGGACGCTGTGGAAGGACCGGGCGCTGGTCGAGCTGAACGTGGCGGTGCTCTGGTCGTTCGAGCGGGACGGCATCACCATCACCGACCACCACACCGAGTCGGAGCGGTTCCTGCGCCACCTGCGCCGCGAGGAGAAGGCCGGCCGCACCGTGCCCGCCGACTGGTCCTGGATCGTGCCCCCTCTCTCGGGCGGCGTGACCCCCGTCTTCCACCGCTACTACGACGACCACGAGTCGTCGCCCTCGTTCCTGCAAGCACCGGCCCCCGGCCGCTGCCCGGTCACCGGACACGCTCCGACGGCCGCCGGCGAGGCCCACGGACCGGACCCAGAGCCGCCCGTCAGCGTCGGCGCCAACACCGGAGACAGCCGTGACCGTATCGCCCGCCCCTGA
- a CDS encoding ATP-binding cassette domain-containing protein: MSTELAVETVGMVKSFGTTKAVDGLDLSVPAGAVYGVLGPNGAGKTTTLRILATLLAPDAGSARVFGHDVVREANRVRERVSLTGQFASVDNDLTGMENLLLLARLHGYRATAARERARDLLEAFDLVEAADRPARGYSGGMRRRLDVAAGLIVRPQLMFLDEPTTGLDPRSRNEVWAIIRATVERGTTVLLTTQYLEEADQLAQRVAVIDHGKLVAEGTPGELKSSVGRGSLRVELTDPDDLPEASRILVGALGVPAETTGPAQLTARGTDPRSVAHALGELTRTIEVDDFAMDRPSLDEVFLALTGRPPTSEVPAARKPGRKSGRKPATNEESR; encoded by the coding sequence GTGAGCACTGAACTCGCGGTCGAGACCGTCGGCATGGTGAAGTCCTTCGGGACCACCAAGGCCGTCGACGGCCTCGACCTGTCCGTCCCGGCCGGCGCCGTCTACGGAGTCCTCGGACCCAACGGCGCCGGCAAGACCACGACCCTGCGCATCCTGGCGACACTGCTCGCACCCGACGCGGGCAGCGCCCGGGTCTTCGGTCACGACGTCGTCCGCGAAGCGAACCGCGTACGGGAACGAGTCAGCCTCACCGGCCAGTTCGCCAGCGTCGACAACGACCTCACGGGCATGGAGAACCTGTTGCTGCTCGCGCGGCTGCACGGATACCGCGCCACGGCCGCCCGGGAGCGCGCACGCGACCTGCTGGAGGCGTTCGACCTGGTCGAGGCCGCCGACCGCCCGGCCCGCGGCTACTCCGGCGGAATGCGCCGCCGGCTGGACGTGGCCGCCGGGCTCATCGTCCGGCCTCAGCTGATGTTCCTCGACGAGCCGACCACGGGACTCGACCCCCGCAGCCGTAACGAGGTCTGGGCCATCATCCGGGCGACCGTCGAGCGCGGCACGACCGTGCTGCTCACCACCCAGTACCTGGAAGAGGCCGACCAGCTCGCGCAGCGCGTCGCGGTCATCGACCACGGCAAGCTGGTCGCCGAGGGCACCCCCGGCGAGCTGAAGTCCTCGGTGGGCCGCGGCTCACTGCGCGTCGAACTGACGGACCCCGACGATCTGCCGGAGGCGAGCCGCATCCTCGTCGGTGCTCTGGGTGTGCCGGCCGAGACCACCGGCCCGGCCCAACTCACCGCGCGGGGCACCGATCCCCGGAGCGTGGCGCACGCCCTGGGCGAACTCACCCGCACCATCGAGGTCGACGACTTCGCCATGGACCGCCCGAGCCTGGACGAGGTGTTCCTCGCGCTGACCGGGCGGCCCCCGACCTCCGAGGTGCCCGCCGCCCGCAAGCCGGGCCGCAAGTCCGGCCGCAAGCCCGCCACGAACGAGGAGAGCCGATGA
- a CDS encoding cytochrome P450, giving the protein MAPGFGSIWAVTRHSDAKAMLSDPRLAMTADSWNQRIPDDVRPYMLTMSHMDGVDHGRLRKLAVRAFTARRAAARRDMIRQSADRLLDALPGLAEEGSVDLLKHFAQPLPTFVVGDVMGIPEADRPLWRAYVARISSGGQSYDEALRDAIEGAKRVIELRREEPGDDLVSDLLRAQAEDADRISDTELVTMVWHTVFAGQDNLANFIANSVVALLSHPEQLAALRADPSLMPRAVEELMRWRPPLLLTAIRYVLEDFELCGARVRAGDSVVAVIASANRDPRVFDDPDTLDITRPAGAAVHFGFGHGAHYCIGASLAAVEAEVALEALLSRFPDVALAVPPEEVPRLPNPGSWHLTALPVTL; this is encoded by the coding sequence ATGGCGCCCGGATTCGGTTCGATATGGGCGGTCACCCGCCACAGCGACGCCAAGGCCATGCTGAGCGACCCGCGCCTCGCCATGACCGCCGACAGCTGGAACCAGCGGATCCCGGACGACGTACGTCCCTACATGCTGACCATGTCGCACATGGACGGCGTCGACCACGGCCGGCTGCGCAAGCTCGCCGTACGGGCCTTCACCGCCCGTCGCGCCGCAGCCCGCCGCGACATGATCCGGCAGAGCGCCGACCGGCTCCTCGACGCCCTGCCCGGTCTCGCCGAAGAGGGCTCCGTCGACCTCCTGAAACACTTCGCCCAGCCGTTGCCCACCTTCGTGGTCGGCGACGTCATGGGCATCCCCGAGGCGGACCGGCCACTGTGGCGCGCCTACGTCGCCCGGATCAGCTCCGGAGGCCAGAGTTACGACGAGGCCCTGCGCGATGCCATCGAGGGCGCCAAGCGGGTCATCGAACTGCGGCGCGAAGAGCCCGGCGACGACCTGGTCTCCGACCTTCTGCGGGCCCAGGCCGAGGACGCGGACCGGATCAGCGACACCGAGCTGGTCACCATGGTGTGGCACACGGTCTTCGCAGGTCAGGACAATCTCGCCAACTTCATCGCCAACTCCGTGGTGGCCCTCCTCTCCCATCCGGAACAGCTCGCCGCCCTGCGCGCCGACCCGTCCCTGATGCCCCGGGCCGTTGAGGAGCTGATGCGGTGGCGGCCCCCGCTCCTGCTGACCGCCATCCGCTACGTCCTGGAGGACTTCGAGCTCTGCGGCGCGCGGGTGCGCGCCGGGGACTCCGTGGTGGCGGTGATCGCCTCCGCCAACCGCGACCCCCGCGTCTTCGACGACCCCGACACCCTCGACATCACCCGGCCCGCCGGCGCCGCGGTCCACTTCGGCTTCGGCCACGGAGCGCACTACTGCATCGGCGCCTCCCTGGCCGCCGTCGAGGCGGAGGTGGCGCTCGAGGCCCTGCTGAGCCGCTTCCCCGACGTCGCGCTCGCCGTCCCGCCCGAGGAGGTGCCGCGGCTGCCCAACCCCGGCAGCTGGCACCTCACCGCGCTCCCGGTCACCCTCTGA
- a CDS encoding ABC transporter permease, whose product MTTAARPIEAEERLLRVLGEDTRPQQRPGALSTSLTMGWRALVKIKRSPGQLFNATITPVMFTLIFTYLFGGAISGSSREYLQFLLPGILVQGVLFISTQTGVALTTDLQQGIFDRFKSMPIWRPSPLTGALIGDVVRYLISSAVVVAVGLALGFRPDGGVLGVTGGVLLAVLFGFCVSWIWTFLGLVLRTPQGVSALGMLLLSLLTFASNIFAEPTTMPGWLEAFVDINPIGYVVTASRSLMNGDGTADLAPALVSCAVLLILFVPLSLLRYNKSE is encoded by the coding sequence ATGACGACCGCCGCGCGCCCGATCGAGGCGGAGGAGAGGCTGCTCAGGGTCCTCGGCGAGGACACCCGCCCCCAGCAGCGGCCCGGGGCGCTGTCCACGTCGCTCACGATGGGCTGGCGGGCGCTGGTGAAGATCAAGCGCTCGCCGGGACAGCTGTTCAACGCGACCATCACCCCCGTGATGTTCACGCTGATCTTCACCTACCTCTTCGGCGGCGCGATCTCCGGCAGCAGCCGCGAGTACCTGCAGTTCCTGCTGCCCGGCATCCTCGTGCAGGGCGTGCTGTTCATCTCCACACAGACCGGTGTGGCCCTCACCACCGACCTCCAACAGGGCATCTTCGACCGCTTCAAGTCGATGCCGATCTGGCGGCCGTCCCCGCTGACCGGCGCCCTGATCGGCGACGTGGTGCGCTATCTGATCTCGTCGGCCGTCGTGGTCGCCGTCGGGCTCGCCCTGGGCTTCCGGCCCGACGGCGGAGTGCTCGGCGTCACCGGCGGCGTGCTCCTCGCCGTCCTCTTCGGCTTCTGCGTCTCATGGATCTGGACGTTCCTCGGCCTGGTGCTGCGCACCCCGCAGGGTGTCTCCGCGCTCGGCATGCTGCTGCTGTCGCTCCTGACCTTCGCCAGCAACATCTTCGCCGAGCCGACCACCATGCCCGGCTGGCTGGAGGCGTTCGTCGACATCAACCCCATCGGGTACGTGGTCACCGCGAGCCGCTCCCTCATGAACGGGGACGGCACGGCCGACCTCGCTCCCGCCCTCGTCTCCTGCGCGGTGCTGCTGATCCTGTTCGTGCCGCTCAGCCTGCTGCGCTACAACAAGAGCGAATAA
- a CDS encoding DNA-binding protein → MTDHAEGPDALDRAEDPDHARARREHVALRHVVERLADAERPGPTDPAARLTAQEAVHLIASWAAGGGRFADAPEMDRTDIMAALTLLPRARADLDVLEASLLFVARDIGLTWQDIAYGLGLRSPQAAQKRAGRGTQSPGPTPPLRPQTPAASDPKGECEH, encoded by the coding sequence ATGACCGATCATGCGGAGGGGCCGGACGCCCTGGATCGTGCCGAAGACCCCGACCATGCCCGTGCCCGCCGGGAGCATGTCGCGCTGCGGCACGTGGTCGAGCGGCTGGCCGACGCCGAGCGGCCGGGGCCGACCGACCCGGCGGCTCGCCTCACCGCTCAGGAGGCCGTCCATCTCATCGCCTCCTGGGCCGCCGGCGGCGGGCGTTTTGCCGACGCGCCCGAGATGGACAGGACCGACATCATGGCGGCCCTGACGTTGCTCCCGCGCGCCCGCGCCGACTTGGACGTACTGGAGGCGAGCCTGCTGTTCGTCGCCCGGGACATCGGCCTGACCTGGCAGGACATCGCCTACGGCCTCGGCCTGCGGTCCCCGCAGGCGGCGCAGAAGCGGGCCGGACGCGGCACCCAGAGCCCGGGCCCGACCCCACCGTTACGGCCACAGACCCCAGCCGCAAGCGACCCCAAGGGTGAATGTGAGCACTGA